Genomic DNA from Magnolia sinica isolate HGM2019 chromosome 4, MsV1, whole genome shotgun sequence:
AAATTAGGCTATCAAAGCATTGATAAAACGTTATATGAACACGGTTACATATAGGGGTGGAACTGTGCTGGGCTAGGCCAAGGTTGGCTCTAGCCTAGAGCTAAAAGAGTGAAAATTAAAAGGTGATGTGGATGCTAGCAACTCCAAATGAAACTATGTCAATGGAAAAGTTCCCATGCTTAGCCCACAAGATCATTACCCTATAATAGGTGTATATATTAGTATATAGGCAATTATTTTACAATCCAGTTGCGTACAACGCTTGATACAaaagcactcagaaattgtacacatgggaGAAATTAATTCAAATGAAACCAAGTAAACCATGGGACCTACTATCTCTATGTCACACCTGAAAATTAAATTGGTTGATAAATTCTAACCCCTGATTTGtaaacatttgtttgttgaaataggacaactgggttgttttatttttaaacgtccaataaatgtccaccaatcatatAGTTAGCCAATCAAATATGTAAAAAAATTCACGATATCTAAATTGGGGTCCATAATTTGGACACTATAATTTGAATTATTTCTATGCAAAGTATGTGATTTATGCaaagttgttttatttttaaccgtccaataaatgtccaccaatcatatAGTTAGCCAATCAAATATGTAAAAAAATTCACGATATCTAAATTGGGGTCCATAATTTGGACACTATAATTTGAATTATTTCTATGCAAAGTATGTGATTTATAAATAACTTCTTTCTCTGTATTAGCCACAACACTCTACCAGGGTATCACTATAAATCTATATACTAATCCATACTGTATGCACTAGCACCTAAGAGTCGGGCTGGGCTATTTGTCATTGGCCTAAGCCCAGATCAACCAAGACAAAGGGCCTAGAATTTTAGCCCGAGCCCAGCCTTTGGGATAAGTTTATGTGCCCAAACCCTGCCCTTCAAGGCTAATCTACCAGGGCCAGGCCAAGCAgcctgacccattgccacccctagttaCATCTGGGTTACCTCCTCTATCCAATTAGCTCACCTCCAcaaactatgtgatctagaaagGGGGCACACATGGAGACGCTAAGGAGTAAGAAGATGACATTTATTGCGAACACGAACACCCTTAACATAgttcaaataaataaaactagAAGAATCGTGGCGATAAAATCATCTTTCTTGAACTTTTCTTGCACTTTCCTCGTGTCACAGAAAGAAGCCACTTCAAAGCTGCAAGTTGATTGTTTGGAGCACCttttgttgtatatgtgaatcTATTTAACTATCGTTTGTTGAGCAATCACTTCAGCTTATTGATAAAAAAATAATTGGCAGCTATTGCAGTTTACTGTTTGTTATTCTTCCAAGATTTGTATGCATTATGATACTATCAATATGAGGAATGCCATTATACAGCTCAAATCATACATGCACTACACTCCGTCCTAATGGTATGTTTGACAACTGGTAAGCACATGATCGTAATTGGAACAGTTCATCTGACAGACCACCTCATGAATAGGCCATATCCCATGAGCAAGGGGATTGGACTGTGGTATCCATACAATTGGcgcataaaaaatgaaaaaatagcgTAGTGGTCCACTCAACCAGCAAAGTTCACAACTGGGGAATTTCAGCGCCATCCAATAAGGCAATCATCACTATTTTCAGCCTACAACCCATCCATGCAGTCACCAGTTCAACGACCCTAAGCCCCATTCATGTTTGTCACATGTTCCATGAGGAAATCAGCATACAACTATAATGGCACTGGCCGCATAGCACATCTGTGTCAAGGTGTTCTTACATTATATTCACTAGTTCTAGCCAAGGCAAACTCCAGCAGAGTACCAAACCAAGCTCTTTTGCTTCTCTTGAAGATAAAGGAGAGCTTCTACAGTCCACTCCTTTCAGCTCTCTGATTGGACCAACCCACATGATATCAAAGAGTTCAGAGCATTTACTGGGTGAGCCCAACCATGGGATTATCATAACTCAAAAATCCATCTCAAATTGGACAAtactaaccatccaatcagtgacATATATATGGACAGTTAATAGAGCAGCAGTCAACATTACCATCCAAAAATCGGATGGACCAATCACAAGGATTTTAACAATTTCTGAGTGAAGGTTCCATGAGAGAATTCTAACAATATCATTCCCCAGCAGAGAATTAATCCAGAGGGAAATCCCTACACCAAGTTACTATCAATCTGCAAATGCATACTATAATGATATACCAAATCAGTTACATCATGGCTACATAACAGTAATAGTCGTAACCCACTTACCCTTACATGTTATGGAGCCGAAACGGCCATTACAGAAAAGATTAAGCCGTAACGGCCTGTAAAGGTCCCGTAACAGTCCCGTAATGAACCCGTAACAGTCCAAAAATAGTGTTTTTTTAAGGAGCCGTAACAGCCCATATCGTAATGGTAACGgcggtggccgttacagccaccgttaccattatggaataccttgcatgCTATAAATAGACAGATAGAAAACCTTGTAGGAGGTTTAGCAGCACAGCAGAGCTCGCATTCAAGCCCTTTTGTAGGAGCGGACCCAGGGCAGTCGATGGATGTACTGTTACGATGTCAATGCCATGCTTCTCTGCATAATCCCAAGCTGCCTTCTCTGCCATTGTCTTTGACACCGGATACCACTTCTGTAGAACCCACAAAAGAAACATCAGCGAGCTCTATGCCACtggatacaaaaaaaaaaaagaaggaatctATATAATGTTTTATGGGCTTTTCTTTTCCAACGTCCATCATAAAACCAAAATAGAATCTATATAATGTTTTATGGGCTTTTCTTTTCCAACGTCCATCATAAAACCAAAATAGAATCTATATAATGTTTTATGGGCTTTTCTTTTCCAACGTCCATCAGATGTACGGCTGGAATATTAAGTTCAATGGACACAATCAAGGAGCATGCTTGCCCATCTATACTGTTCACTAGATGAAACACCTCTTGGTTTGTCtataacctgaaaatcacagTTTAGGAGTCAAGATGTCGAATGTCCTCCAACACCATCATAAGAGCATGATCACAGCATCAAAATGATACTCAGATTTGAGAAGATGTTGGGTGAACATCCCGGTCTAATACACAGCTGGTTGTGAAGAAGTTCTGAAACACCAAAATTGTTGAGGGGACTAAGGTCAAAGATCCCATGTCGAGAACAATGTGATACATCTTTGAACTAGAAAAACTCGGTGCTAGCATCAAGAAAGAGATACGATCATGAATTCACTACCAAAGGGTTTTAAACATATGTTTTGAATTACATTATCTATGTCTTTATCATTATTACCAGTCCATAAAAATTAACATTCATGATTAGACGAAATTTTTAAGAAAACACCGAATATTAAAACTCTAAGATGGAAAAAGATACGTCCAGTCCATCAACAACGTGCAGTTATAGAAATCTTCAGTTTTAATAGGTCTATTCCTTGTAATGTTTTTGGCAATTTTAGTTACTAGATTATTTGTATAATTTTTCTGATAATGCATGTTTAATACATTATCCACATTGGTAGCGTGCTATTATTCTCAAAAGGTTAAACACATCGAATCAGAACCATCCAATTGACAGGCcacctcccaaaaaaaaaaaaaaaaagaacacaaCTTTCATCATCTCAACTGCTCAATCATTGCTACAGCTTGGATGCTTGGCAGTGGACCACAAAAGGTCCACCTGCCGAAGTTTAGAGGCATTGATTTTGTGTGAATTTTGGACTATGTCTTATCCAACATGCGAATTATGTGATGAATGATCCTGATGGATGAAATTGTCGTCTAGGTGAACTTTTAACATAATCCATCCATGTGATGTGCCTTAGGAAACAAAACCCTATTTTATTATGAATTCATTTTGCCTCTGTCACGATTCAAGATATGACGCGCCCACGTGCTGAGTGGTtccatgatcggaaccgtccatgttaTGAACTCAACGGCTCGAATTCAACTCTAGAAATCAAAGGCTGGGATCACCCCTGAAGCGTGATCATTGGAGAATAGCTTAATTACGTTAGTAAAGATAATATGGGCGGTTCAAATCAAGGGACCATCTCGCAATGTGGGCCCCAGTGAGCGGTCACACGTGCTGGGTCCTCAATCGCAACAGAGGCAAAACGAAGTCTTCTATTATATTATAGACATGAAATCCTACCCGGCGGGATTTGCAGTACTCGAGGTCGGTCCACGAGTTCTCGTCGACTGGAGCCGTACTGTGAGGCCAGTTAGGGTTTGGGACGAGGGCGGAGATGGAGGAGGTGATGACGACGCGACTGACCTTGGACGTTCTGGAAGCTTCTAGGACGTTGAGGGTTCCCTGTACAGCAGGGAGGATGAGCTCCAGGTGTGGGTCCCGAGGGTCGGAAAGGGTGCAGGGGGATGCCACGTGGAAGACGCCTGAGCATCCATCGATGGCGGCCTGGAGGGCCGGGGCGTCGAGGAGGTCCGCCTCGAAGAGAGAGAGGCGCACGTTAGCGTTGGGGAGGGAGAGGAGGTGGGAGGTGTCGGTGCCCTTCTGGTACGTGCCGTTGACGGCGTAGCCCTTTTCAAGGAGTGTTCGGACCAGCCACGAGCCTATGAAGCCGTTGGCGCCTGTAACGCAGACCTTCTTCGCTCCTACTGCCattctctctctcgctcgctaTTCTTCTTCCTGCCCTGAAACAGATAACCCCCGCGGGTGGGTTCTGAGCGCATTCCAAGTAGAAGATCCCTGAAACAGATAACGTGCGCGCGTGGGTTCTGAGCGCATCCGAAGTAGACGGCCATTAGGCGTCTTTAAGTTGGGAAATTATCTTGATGCCGGCGGAGTaggatgggaacggattggctactccccctgacaccagccccggggctggtggtcggtgctctgtgggccctgccatgatgtacgggtttcatccattccgttcatccatttttaaagatcattttagggctttattttaaaaataagagGGTTATAAATCttcgatggaccacactacaggaaaacaatagtgattggatatccatcatttaaattctcctaaggctcagtgtactgtttatctgacatccaatcggttgattaggtcataaagacccagatgaagggaaaaaacaaatatcagattgatccaatacttttatggcccccaaaaagtttttaatggttgaagttcattcaacactgtttcctgtaatgtggtccaattgagatttttatatatctcattttttgtgtaataccataaaatgatctataaaaatagatggacggaatggatgaaaaacatacatcatggtggggcccacatagcaccgaacaccagctattggctggtggcagggggagtagccaatccgtttccgagtaGGATTaggagggacgcggattagctactgacgtgacgtcaccaagctctgtgggggccatcatgatgtatgtgttgtatccccaccgtccacacatttggatagatcattttaggcatgatccaaATAACGAGACAGATCCATGGCTGGAGTgaatcccaccacagaaaacagaggggagagtgacgcctaccattgaaacctttctaaggtccaccaggatgtttatttgatatccaaactGTTTTacgttaacgcagacatgaaacaagggaaaacacaaatatcagggtaattgaaaactttcgtggcccttagaactttttaacggtgggcgttactctccctacttttttcagtggtgggtccacttgagatttggatcttactcattatTTGGAAAAtaacctaatatgatctctccaaatggatgaaccgtgtggatacaaaacatacatcatggtgggccatagaacttggtggcgtggcgtcacttcagtagcgagtctcgctagcctatcagtagctaatccacgtccgagCAGGAGACAGCGGTAGCCGTGAGATCCGAGTTATAcggacggttcaaaagagatcaaagttacataggcctcacagtgatgtatttattatatctacaccgttcatctatttttagagatcattttagagcattatccaaaaaatgaatcatttccaaagatcatgtggaccacaccataaatagcagtggagataatgattttatcCGCTAAAACATTTGTAGAACTCacgataacgtttattttctatccaatctgttcatgaggtcaaaaggacatgaatgaagaggaaaaacaaatttcatattgatccaaaacttctgtgaccccaaaaagggtttcaatggtagacattaaatCTCTCACTGcttttttcggtgtggtccacttgatagttaattctggcttatttttcttctcaagccttaatatgagctcgccaaatggatggacggtttggatataacacatacctcgtgatcaagacccatagaacttgctgactttAATACGGCAGCTATACGGCGGGTGTgaggtacagcagccaatccgcttccttaaaATTAAAACTGGATATGATACGGCGGTACATTTGTCAGGGTTATTCACAAATCGAGTCCGTTCGTTACGGTAAACTATTTGGTgcgtccctgaccgtggggcccacctatatgtaaatgtcatatatccacgccgttcatcctttttccagctcattttaggacatgattccaaaaatgaatcgtatccaaatctcaggtggaccacaccacaccatatgaaaaagtggtgattgaatgagcaccattaaaaacttcctgtagACCAcacaagtttcggatcaagctgctatttgtgtttatACTTTCATCCAGGCCCGCTGGATATTATCAAtaagttgggtggcaaataaacattatggtgcgcATTATGAATGTAACAACTCATTTTTCTTTGGAATCAACCCCATCGTTTgcttgtgtgtgacccacctgagtttttgatccatctcattttttgctTCATATCCTCTCATGGGCAAGCCAAGATGATGGACGGAATACATTTATATTatcattagtgggacccaccatatctaaaattaaaatttaaaaaatttgaatTATCTTCCGCACGTTTCCTTCTTTTTCGTATGGTAATGGGTACCGAAGTCTCCCACCAAATTGAAACTGTCCATAATCCTTACTCTTCCATTCCGTTACTcacttcctttaaaaaaaataaaaaaataaaaaaacaaagaaacaatcgaataaaaaaaaagagaaagctCTGTATATCAAGAAAGAGAGATTGAAACATGCCAGTTAGATTTTTTTTAGGTATGTAATCTTAACTTGAAATTTAACATTTTCAGTTAATTGTTATGTTatttattccaaaattttaatagtaatattgcttaaattaattattatgtgattgatattttatttaaaatttatttaattatttaattt
This window encodes:
- the LOC131242704 gene encoding cinnamoyl-CoA reductase 1 yields the protein MAVGAKKVCVTGANGFIGSWLVRTLLEKGYAVNGTYQKGTDTSHLLSLPNANVRLSLFEADLLDAPALQAAIDGCSGVFHVASPCTLSDPRDPHLELILPAVQGTLNVLEASRTSKVSRVVITSSISALVPNPNWPHSTAPVDENSWTDLEYCKSRRKWYPVSKTMAEKAAWDYAEKHGIDIVTVHPSTALGPLLQKGLNASSAVLLNLLQGSMDTQEYHWLGCVHVRDVANAHVLLFEKPSASGRYLCTNGIYQFRDFATKVAELCPEYPVHRFAEETQPGLMDCKDAAKKLIDLGVVFTPIEKTIQDAVASLKANGLLGLPNQ